The sequence GCCCGCAAAGCCCCGTCACGAAAAGTTGCGGCGACCAAGGCCGCATCTGCGGCGTTGCGCTCCTTGTCCGTAGCCTTCACTATGGACTTCGTCGCGCGCCTTGCATCTGACGGCCTTCTCGCCAGCAACGCGGCTCACGAAGGATTTAATCAGAGGTTCCTTAGCAAAAGGCGGCCTCGCGCCGCCTTTTTTGTTTTAAGGTTGCAGAGTGTAAAATAGCGCACTTTGCAGCCCGGACCGAAAACAATGTCCCTGAACCCGATTACCGCCAGGCAGAAGGCCGGCATTCTCGCCGAGGCGCTGCCTTACATCCAGCGCTTCCACGGCAAGACCGTCGTCATCAAGTACGGCGGCAGTGCCATGACCGAGGAAGCGTTAAAGCACGGCTTCGCCAGCGACGTGGTGCTGCTGAAACTGGTCGGCATCAATCCGGTGGTGGTGCACGGCGGCGGGCCGCACATCAACGATTTGCTCAAGCGGGTCGGCAAGCAGAGCGAATTCGTACAGGGCATGCGGGTCACCGACCGCGAAACCATGGACGTGGTGGAAATGGTGCTGGGCGGCCAAGTCAACAAGCAGATTGTGAGCTTGATAAACCAGCATGGCGGCAAGGCGATCGGCATTACCGGCAAGGACGGCGATTTCATCCGCGCGCGCAAGATGAAGATCAAAAGCAAGGAAAAGCAGGACGAATGGCTCGATGTCGGCCACGTCGGCGAAGTGGTGGGTGTCGACCCGCAGATTGTTTCGCTGCTCGACAGCCAGGATTTCATTCCGGTGATTGCGCCGATAGGCGTGGGCGACAAAGGCGAGTCCTACAATATCAATGCCGATCTGGTCGCGGGCAAAATCGCCGAGACGCTGAAGGCGGAGAAGTTGATTCTGCTTACCAACACGCCCGGGGTGCTGGACAAAGCCGGCAAGGTGCTGACCGGGCTTAATGCATCCAAGGTAAATGTCTTGATTGAAGACGGCACGATTTCCGGCGGCATGCTGCCGAAAGTGAACTGCGCGCTGGAAGCGGTAAGGAACGGCGTCAAGACCTGCCATATCATCGACGGCCGGGTCGAGCACGCGCTGCTGCTCGAAATCCTTACCGATGAAGGCGTGGGCACGCTGATTCGCTCCGGCACGCGTTGAGCGTGGCATGAGCCGGCAGCGCGGCTTGGTTTGGGTGTTCGACCTTGACAACACCCTGCACAACGCCAACCCGCATATTTTCCCGCACATCAACCGCGCCATGACCGCGTATCTGCAGACCCATCTCAATCTCGATGAGCAGGATGCGCACGCGCTGCGCCAGCATTATTGGCGCAAGTACGGCGCCACCATCCAGGGCTTGATGCGGCATCACG comes from Burkholderiales bacterium and encodes:
- the argB gene encoding acetylglutamate kinase produces the protein MSLNPITARQKAGILAEALPYIQRFHGKTVVIKYGGSAMTEEALKHGFASDVVLLKLVGINPVVVHGGGPHINDLLKRVGKQSEFVQGMRVTDRETMDVVEMVLGGQVNKQIVSLINQHGGKAIGITGKDGDFIRARKMKIKSKEKQDEWLDVGHVGEVVGVDPQIVSLLDSQDFIPVIAPIGVGDKGESYNINADLVAGKIAETLKAEKLILLTNTPGVLDKAGKVLTGLNASKVNVLIEDGTISGGMLPKVNCALEAVRNGVKTCHIIDGRVEHALLLEILTDEGVGTLIRSGTR